In Maridesulfovibrio sp., the following proteins share a genomic window:
- a CDS encoding substrate-binding domain-containing protein, whose amino-acid sequence MIIKSTLKLAVILTILFCALPVTAGKYYTLDEYIQIHPEEIIRAENFRKIVSNNTVTKHNNLTSPKIAYIYPGAQVSDYWRRSIAALQNRFLQYEIKPEILQFPIPPSAKATGLAAIFHKAMRAEPDYLIFAFDIKRHQRIIEPALISGKPKIILQNITTPLKEWESRQPFMYVGFDHATGSKDLGRYFAAKVNGQGGYAVLLPNPGYLNDVRGKTFISYMDHNTSMNLVSLFQTGIDKDKAREATRRIIAKYPDIDFIYACSTDIALGASEALQSAGLQGKILLNGWGGGAPEIKALKKNALDVTIMRINDDNGVAMADAIILDMLGKKSQIPLVFSGRFEIVVKGIPDAKLLQLQQESFRYSGNPKDN is encoded by the coding sequence ATGATAATTAAATCCACACTGAAGCTTGCAGTAATCCTTACTATACTTTTCTGCGCCCTGCCGGTAACTGCCGGGAAATACTATACACTTGATGAGTACATACAAATCCATCCCGAAGAGATAATCCGGGCCGAGAATTTCAGAAAAATTGTCAGTAATAACACTGTTACAAAGCACAACAACCTCACTTCACCCAAAATAGCCTACATTTATCCCGGTGCTCAGGTTTCCGATTACTGGCGTAGAAGCATTGCGGCATTACAAAACAGGTTCCTTCAGTACGAAATCAAACCTGAAATATTACAATTTCCCATACCTCCTTCAGCAAAAGCAACCGGACTTGCCGCAATTTTCCACAAAGCCATGAGGGCAGAACCTGATTATCTTATTTTCGCTTTTGACATCAAACGTCACCAGCGCATAATCGAACCTGCCCTGATAAGCGGAAAACCGAAAATAATCCTCCAGAATATAACGACTCCACTGAAAGAATGGGAAAGCAGACAACCATTTATGTACGTTGGTTTCGATCATGCCACAGGCTCCAAAGACCTTGGCCGCTACTTCGCCGCCAAGGTAAACGGACAAGGTGGCTATGCTGTGCTTCTGCCCAACCCGGGGTACCTGAACGATGTCCGCGGCAAAACATTTATTTCATACATGGACCACAACACTTCAATGAACCTTGTTTCTCTCTTTCAGACTGGAATAGATAAAGATAAAGCCCGAGAAGCAACACGGCGCATCATTGCCAAATACCCGGATATTGACTTTATTTACGCCTGCTCCACCGACATTGCCCTCGGGGCCAGCGAAGCCCTGCAATCAGCCGGACTGCAAGGAAAAATTTTGCTTAACGGCTGGGGCGGAGGTGCGCCGGAGATTAAAGCACTAAAGAAAAATGCTCTGGACGTAACGATTATGCGCATAAATGACGATAACGGGGTTGCAATGGCTGACGCTATAATTCTTGATATGCTTGGGAAAAAATCGCAAATCCCGCTTGTCTTTTCCGGCAGGTTTGAAATAGTGGTAAAAGGAATCCCGGATGCAAAATTGCTGCAACTGCAACAGGAAAGCTTCCGCTATTCCGGAAACCCAAAGGATAACTGA
- a CDS encoding PAS domain S-box protein, with amino-acid sequence MKRFFKEPPGLTTQLLTPMLALVVVMGMFIFAWSFYLSKTTLENELAIDNEKTESIVSLALNDSLEDIKEDLIEVTLDTDFKEAILREEEAALDQIMYEFMNSKQGNLLDVMTIYHNGQTMVEAGIIEMPIVQLRNKFKNSTSTSPVWVYLSFRALNNIRTMLVCAVPIFNEQTGEIFGILYGGIDLNSNVSFIDRLKNASSAINGALVSRHRLISSTSNPAKPAMKNLIDWALNIKSGEFKIDQELIYSTIQILPQHSDSPLLFSFSRLNPAFISLKKNYMHNLGFLLSVTALLAIITVWGLQKKILNALKMLTDYAQNVASGDRNTNFIPGQVREFNQLGMMLEKLISKLAENSAYISKLFSSAKAPILNCDTTGTILDMNPAAAAIAGVDDSHVWSRTLTSLFHKDYHETITKALQQAVHGDTTPVLELPTPSVDGKIQYFIWTFSPVRMSPDSSPDFILLQGLDVTESREAVRKAHESEERLRQIIDLLPQEIFANDLEGKFLLVNRIKAKKMGFPAEHITGKYLPEIIKDPVEVTRIMEDDRRVIERNEELLTEESFRDENRDTHWVETTRVPYISADNNNPAILTISTDISHIKKVEQEMKSLNKELVERVTMRTTELEHANSALLKSMDELRQTQDKLVETEKMASLGELVAGVAHEINTPLGISVTSASYLKEMTENLQKNFDAGTMKRSDLEKFLNTSGEAFENIMKNLERSASLVSNFKQLAVDQESGDVRQVNLHEYINGILLSLKPKFKEYKHKLTVNCPRGLEINISAGSLMQVITNIVSNSLIHAFPDIEEGRITISAQTEYNGVTLTFSDNGIGMGPEQVSKVFEPFYTTARSSGNTGLGMHLVYNLVTRALGGSIECNSTPGEGTSYKIWLPEGKKG; translated from the coding sequence ATGAAACGTTTTTTCAAGGAACCACCGGGGCTGACAACACAATTACTAACCCCCATGCTGGCGTTGGTGGTGGTCATGGGAATGTTCATATTCGCATGGTCTTTCTATCTGTCTAAAACAACCCTTGAAAATGAACTTGCTATCGATAACGAAAAAACGGAAAGCATAGTATCACTAGCCCTTAACGACTCTCTCGAAGACATAAAAGAGGATCTTATCGAGGTAACCCTTGATACTGATTTTAAAGAAGCAATACTTAGGGAAGAAGAAGCAGCACTTGACCAGATAATGTATGAATTCATGAACTCCAAACAGGGTAACCTGCTGGATGTTATGACCATATACCATAATGGCCAAACAATGGTAGAAGCCGGAATCATAGAGATGCCTATCGTGCAGCTGCGCAATAAATTCAAGAATTCCACAAGCACTTCCCCGGTCTGGGTTTACCTTTCATTCCGCGCCTTGAATAACATCAGAACCATGCTTGTCTGTGCGGTACCGATATTCAATGAGCAAACAGGAGAAATCTTCGGAATTCTCTACGGTGGCATCGACCTTAACTCCAACGTTTCATTCATCGACCGTTTAAAAAACGCTTCCTCGGCTATCAATGGAGCTTTGGTCAGCAGACACCGGCTCATCAGCAGTACTTCCAATCCCGCCAAACCTGCAATGAAAAACCTCATTGACTGGGCTCTCAATATCAAATCTGGAGAATTCAAGATTGATCAAGAGCTTATATATTCAACTATTCAAATTCTCCCACAACATAGTGACAGCCCCCTGCTGTTCAGCTTTTCAAGACTGAACCCGGCATTTATCTCCCTGAAAAAAAACTATATGCATAATCTTGGATTTTTGCTTTCTGTCACTGCCTTATTGGCAATCATAACTGTATGGGGCTTACAGAAAAAAATTCTTAATGCTTTAAAAATGCTAACCGATTACGCACAAAATGTTGCGAGCGGGGACCGCAATACAAATTTCATTCCCGGGCAGGTCAGGGAGTTCAACCAGCTCGGCATGATGCTCGAAAAATTAATTTCAAAACTGGCTGAAAACAGCGCTTACATATCTAAGCTTTTCTCCTCTGCAAAAGCTCCCATCCTAAACTGCGATACAACAGGGACCATACTTGATATGAATCCTGCAGCTGCGGCTATTGCCGGAGTCGATGACAGTCATGTCTGGAGCAGAACACTGACATCACTTTTCCATAAAGATTACCACGAAACTATTACCAAAGCCCTGCAACAGGCAGTTCATGGTGATACTACCCCTGTTCTGGAACTGCCGACCCCATCTGTAGATGGTAAAATTCAATATTTTATCTGGACATTCTCCCCCGTGCGCATGTCCCCGGACAGCAGCCCGGATTTTATCCTCCTTCAGGGTCTGGATGTGACGGAAAGCAGAGAGGCTGTAAGAAAAGCACATGAAAGTGAAGAAAGGCTGCGCCAGATCATAGACCTGCTCCCGCAAGAAATATTTGCCAATGACCTTGAAGGAAAATTCCTGCTGGTCAACAGAATTAAAGCAAAAAAAATGGGTTTTCCCGCAGAGCATATCACAGGTAAATACCTCCCTGAAATAATTAAAGACCCAGTTGAGGTTACACGGATTATGGAAGACGACCGCAGGGTCATAGAGCGTAACGAGGAACTGCTGACTGAAGAAAGTTTCCGTGACGAGAACCGTGACACCCATTGGGTTGAAACCACCCGTGTTCCGTACATTTCTGCCGACAACAATAATCCGGCCATCCTGACCATTTCCACAGACATTTCCCACATAAAAAAAGTCGAACAGGAAATGAAATCCCTGAACAAGGAATTGGTGGAAAGGGTTACAATGAGGACAACTGAACTTGAACACGCGAACTCAGCACTGCTCAAGTCCATGGATGAATTGCGGCAGACTCAGGACAAACTTGTGGAAACAGAAAAGATGGCTTCTCTCGGGGAACTGGTGGCCGGTGTTGCCCATGAGATCAATACTCCGCTGGGTATCAGCGTGACCAGCGCATCATATCTGAAAGAGATGACTGAAAACCTGCAGAAAAACTTTGATGCAGGGACCATGAAGAGATCGGACCTTGAGAAATTCCTGAACACCAGCGGTGAAGCTTTCGAAAATATAATGAAAAACCTTGAGCGTTCAGCCTCTCTGGTCAGTAACTTCAAACAGCTTGCGGTGGATCAGGAGTCCGGCGATGTCCGCCAGGTAAATCTCCATGAATACATAAACGGGATATTGCTTTCTCTTAAGCCTAAATTCAAAGAATACAAACACAAACTGACCGTTAACTGTCCAAGAGGACTGGAGATTAATATCTCAGCGGGTTCTCTGATGCAGGTCATCACCAACATAGTGAGTAACTCACTGATCCATGCTTTCCCGGACATTGAAGAAGGCCGGATCACTATCAGCGCCCAGACCGAATATAATGGAGTAACCCTGACTTTTTCAGACAACGGTATCGGCATGGGTCCAGAACAGGTCTCAAAGGTTTTCGAACCTTTTTATACCACAGCCAGAAGTTCCGGGAATACAGGGCTGGGCATGCATCTGGTCTATAATCTGGTAACCCGGGCGCTGGGTGGCAGTATTGAGTGCAACAGCACCCCCGGTGAAGGAACTTCCTACAAAATCTGGTTACCGGAAGGCAAAAAGGGTTAA
- a CDS encoding diguanylate cyclase: protein MEERSKILIVDDERLNLNVLSDLLRQDYKVVLAKNGNQALDRINSESPPDLVLLDVLMPEMDGYEVLRKIKSNDETKSIPVIFITALDSEHDEARGLEMGAVDYIRKPFHPPIVKARVKNHLTLSRQRCLLEGLANLDGLTEMPNRRNFELALEREWLRCCRSGENMSLAMLDVDCFKQYNDNYGHTAGDDVLRKVAGVLKSEVRRPADVAARYGGEEFVLLLPETDSDGGRYLAERIRVMIADLEIEHGFSSVSNVLTVSLGGVTVVPSTFSKAQDLTVGADSMLYEAKRRGRNMVLWTDLT from the coding sequence ATGGAAGAAAGATCAAAGATACTGATTGTCGATGATGAACGTTTAAATCTCAATGTCCTTTCGGACCTGCTGCGGCAGGACTATAAGGTGGTCCTCGCTAAGAACGGAAATCAGGCTTTGGACCGAATCAATTCTGAAAGTCCGCCAGATCTTGTTTTACTGGATGTGTTAATGCCGGAAATGGATGGTTATGAAGTGCTGCGGAAAATCAAATCCAATGATGAAACCAAGTCTATTCCGGTAATTTTTATTACTGCCCTTGATTCCGAACACGATGAAGCCCGGGGGTTGGAGATGGGGGCAGTGGATTACATACGTAAACCGTTTCATCCGCCTATTGTCAAAGCGAGGGTTAAAAATCACCTGACTCTTTCCCGCCAGCGTTGTCTGCTGGAAGGCTTGGCCAATCTCGACGGACTTACCGAAATGCCGAATCGCAGAAATTTTGAGCTTGCTCTTGAAAGGGAATGGCTCCGTTGCTGTCGTTCCGGGGAAAACATGTCTCTGGCCATGCTTGATGTAGACTGTTTCAAGCAGTACAATGATAACTATGGGCATACTGCCGGGGATGATGTGCTGCGGAAAGTTGCCGGAGTTCTTAAATCAGAAGTGAGGCGCCCTGCTGATGTAGCAGCGCGGTACGGAGGAGAGGAGTTTGTTCTTCTGCTGCCTGAAACAGATTCTGATGGGGGCAGATACCTTGCTGAAAGGATTAGGGTTATGATTGCCGATTTGGAAATAGAGCATGGTTTCTCATCTGTAAGTAACGTGCTGACTGTGAGTCTCGGCGGTGTCACTGTCGTTCCTTCGACCTTTTCAAAGGCGCAGGACCTCACTGTAGGTGCAGATTCAATGCTCTACGAGGCCAAACGCAGGGGAAGAAACATGGTTCTCTGGACAGATCTTACTTAA
- a CDS encoding queuosine precursor transporter produces the protein MLSSTFERKAFTLLTSLFIGSLVMAAVVSSKIINIFGFYAPAGVLAYSITFIVSDIISEIWGKERANEVVHCGFIALLTAIALSWAALYWTPAPFWNGQEGFASVLASTPRIVLASLLAYIVSQTNDVRLFHLLRKMTGGRHLWLRNNLSTIVSQLIDSTIFVTVAFYGVMPVTDIIIGQWVAKVAIAFLDTPLVYAGVSMLRQRTLLGAPSQSI, from the coding sequence ATGCTCTCTTCAACTTTTGAACGCAAAGCGTTCACTCTTCTCACGAGCCTTTTCATAGGCTCTCTGGTCATGGCCGCAGTTGTATCGTCCAAGATTATCAACATCTTCGGCTTTTACGCTCCCGCAGGGGTCCTAGCCTACTCCATCACCTTTATTGTCTCCGATATCATCAGTGAAATCTGGGGCAAAGAAAGGGCCAATGAAGTCGTTCACTGCGGATTCATCGCCCTGCTCACCGCTATCGCCCTTTCATGGGCAGCACTTTACTGGACCCCGGCCCCGTTCTGGAACGGTCAGGAAGGCTTTGCCAGCGTGCTGGCAAGCACTCCGCGCATTGTCCTTGCTTCCTTGCTGGCCTATATTGTCAGCCAGACCAACGATGTGCGGCTCTTCCACCTGTTGCGCAAAATGACCGGAGGCAGACACCTCTGGCTGCGCAATAACCTTTCAACAATCGTGTCACAGCTGATTGATTCCACAATCTTCGTAACAGTAGCATTTTACGGAGTTATGCCAGTCACCGATATCATTATCGGTCAGTGGGTGGCCAAGGTTGCAATTGCCTTCCTTGATACCCCTCTGGTCTATGCCGGAGTATCCATGCTCAGGCAACGCACGCTACTGGGCGCACCTTCACAATCCATATAA
- a CDS encoding response regulator: protein MISFFDTPRVSVSLFRHMPFLLFTLVFLIVLASPASSANESEERFALAQNGGMVSLGLTDAEKDFIRQRVTLRISEVDWEPLSIIDEDGRFSGIIADYIDMISSLTGLEFQFFNSRSWADVLEKYNRHELDVIPALSNEEMVGRKILFSNTYVSFPLVMVTVDSRESVNDLSQLDNMRVAAGQDYTSYHYIQKNYPDIDLVGSVDVEEGLLLLTKGKVDAFVGHLAVVVDNMNRLGLKNLKIAGTTKYKFEHRIGVTPEYPLALSIINKALAAIDDEAHREIRHKWFDVRYDQATDFKEILFVFAFLTIAMAAIIFWNRKLFWLNESLNKEVAMRRRMEKVHNILYEIALSVSRVSGIDEFYSIVQGQVNKLMNARNFYIAAYDRDTDMISFPYFSDERESAPAPRKMGVGLTDYVIRTGEPLFGDRLTRLELRDKGKYELIGSACEIWLGVPLKLWGGVVGVIVVQSYDPKLVLDKKDFEVLLFLSSYVGLALERLSLVEKGREQTLALKEREIKYRAVFDNASDAILLMDLELRFISANPEAVSMFRFSSEEDLLATNLNDIISPEQPAGFSAGILSPDWGQTALKDSEIDFDIVCRRKDGEDFFASVRARKLEIAGTPLVQATLSDVTENRRTKKELEDTNQRLNDIVDFLPDPTIVIDSKGIIQAWNKAVEEVTGVSKEYMLGKGNYEYSIPFYGERRPILIDFALKEDLAPLADRYESLERRGDMLYSEVYTPKAFDGDGAYLWGVAGPLRNRAGEIVGAVECMRNVTERKQVELELNRAKLAAEAATRAKSEFLANMSHEIRTPMNSILGFGHLMQNAGLEPAQRENLDKIMSSADSLLSIIGDILDFSKIEAGKFVLENVKFKLDNVLEKICNMVTVKAEFKGIDFVLSVDHDVPFSFHGDPLRLEQVLTNLVNNAVKFTEAGGVSLIVSCENACKEDSLIKFTVRDSGIGLSSAEISQLFNSFTQADASTTRKYGGTGLGLAIARSLVELMGGAVKVESQPGVGSSFHFTVPLNAAENDNPPRLHRFKDCAGILVVESNRVAREFVRSTLEQAGFSVSVDSSAASVIRRIASPGGMNGVDFVLLSAKLHDLPVLDVVERIKETAETANIPVILMVPVAVDDAFRSEAVLVGVDGFVSRPLTRISLYKALCNEFNEQVTTVASGDFEKVDNNFAFSSSPPRILLVEDNELNQQVARRILEDMGMEVAVAGNGRKALDALANDVYNLVLMDIQMPEMDGLTATKIIRSDMRYRNLPIIAMTAHAMPDDRRKSLEAGMNGHLTKPINTQELKRALAKYLVTEPAFYPPVQEVVQDNDFLPVDLPGIDTSRGLLNTGGNREGYMKVLLGFRDGFTDFPAELKKVLDVSGPEQALMKVHSLKGIAGNIGATRLYELCRFLEGGLRDEDATDCAGELEDLAAELNKIIKGLNGMTSVKAQPAIEHVFNKEKSFNLIGKLYMMLGEGDAESGDVLDELRVHFNIKEYEKQLDELIRHIDNFDFEDGRSVLERIAEQLGITLENG from the coding sequence GTGATTTCATTTTTCGATACACCACGGGTGTCTGTATCTTTGTTTAGGCATATGCCATTCCTGCTTTTTACTTTAGTCTTTTTGATAGTTCTGGCTTCCCCTGCTTCAAGTGCTAATGAATCAGAGGAGCGCTTTGCGCTTGCACAAAATGGCGGGATGGTTTCGCTGGGGCTTACTGACGCGGAAAAGGATTTTATTCGTCAGAGAGTGACGCTGAGGATCAGTGAGGTTGATTGGGAACCGCTGTCCATTATCGATGAGGACGGTAGATTTAGTGGTATTATCGCGGATTATATTGATATGATCAGCTCTCTCACCGGTCTTGAATTTCAGTTTTTCAACAGCCGCTCATGGGCAGATGTTCTGGAGAAATATAACCGGCATGAGCTGGATGTCATTCCTGCGCTCAGCAACGAGGAGATGGTCGGACGGAAGATATTGTTTTCAAATACTTATGTATCATTTCCGCTGGTGATGGTTACTGTCGATTCACGGGAGTCTGTAAATGATCTTTCGCAGTTAGATAATATGAGGGTTGCGGCCGGTCAGGATTACACAAGTTACCATTACATACAGAAAAATTATCCGGATATTGATTTAGTAGGCAGTGTGGATGTGGAAGAAGGTTTGCTGCTACTTACAAAGGGTAAGGTAGATGCTTTTGTGGGGCATCTGGCTGTTGTGGTTGACAATATGAACAGGTTGGGCCTGAAAAATCTTAAGATTGCCGGTACGACTAAATATAAATTTGAGCACCGCATAGGCGTTACTCCTGAATATCCGCTGGCACTGTCCATAATCAATAAAGCTCTGGCGGCAATCGATGATGAAGCTCATCGCGAAATACGCCACAAATGGTTTGATGTCCGCTATGATCAGGCTACTGATTTCAAAGAAATACTTTTTGTTTTTGCTTTTCTTACTATAGCAATGGCAGCAATTATTTTCTGGAACCGAAAGTTGTTCTGGCTCAATGAATCTCTGAATAAAGAAGTTGCAATGCGCCGCAGGATGGAAAAGGTTCACAACATCCTTTATGAAATTGCCCTTTCTGTGTCCCGCGTTTCAGGTATTGATGAATTCTACTCTATTGTGCAGGGGCAGGTGAATAAACTGATGAATGCACGCAACTTCTATATTGCCGCCTATGACCGGGATACTGATATGATAAGTTTCCCGTATTTCTCAGACGAGAGAGAGTCCGCTCCTGCTCCGAGAAAAATGGGGGTAGGGCTAACCGATTACGTAATTCGTACCGGGGAACCTCTGTTTGGAGATAGGCTTACCCGCTTGGAGCTGCGTGACAAGGGTAAATATGAATTGATCGGGTCAGCTTGTGAAATCTGGCTGGGAGTTCCTCTCAAGTTGTGGGGGGGAGTAGTCGGGGTGATTGTTGTCCAGTCCTATGACCCTAAGCTTGTTCTTGATAAGAAGGATTTTGAAGTCCTGTTGTTCCTTTCTTCTTATGTCGGGTTGGCGCTGGAGCGCCTGTCGCTTGTGGAGAAGGGCCGTGAGCAGACTCTCGCGCTCAAGGAGAGAGAGATTAAGTACCGGGCTGTTTTTGATAATGCCAGTGATGCGATTCTGCTGATGGATCTGGAACTTCGTTTCATAAGCGCCAACCCGGAAGCTGTCTCCATGTTTCGTTTCTCTTCCGAAGAGGATCTTTTGGCTACAAACCTAAATGATATAATCTCTCCGGAACAGCCTGCCGGATTTTCGGCAGGTATACTCTCGCCTGACTGGGGTCAGACTGCCTTGAAAGATAGCGAAATTGATTTTGATATTGTTTGCAGACGTAAGGACGGTGAAGATTTTTTTGCCAGCGTACGTGCCCGTAAGCTGGAGATAGCCGGAACCCCTTTGGTGCAGGCCACGCTAAGTGATGTTACCGAAAACAGGCGTACGAAGAAGGAGCTGGAGGATACCAACCAGCGGTTGAATGATATCGTCGATTTTTTACCTGACCCCACCATCGTTATTGACAGCAAAGGGATCATTCAAGCCTGGAACAAAGCTGTTGAGGAAGTTACGGGAGTCAGTAAAGAATATATGCTCGGAAAGGGCAACTATGAATATTCGATACCTTTTTATGGAGAGCGCAGGCCTATTCTGATTGACTTCGCCTTAAAGGAGGATCTGGCCCCCCTTGCCGACAGATACGAGTCTCTGGAACGTCGTGGAGATATGCTTTATAGCGAAGTTTATACTCCAAAGGCTTTTGACGGTGATGGGGCATATTTATGGGGTGTCGCGGGACCGTTGCGCAACCGGGCCGGCGAAATTGTCGGGGCTGTGGAGTGCATGCGTAATGTCACTGAGCGTAAGCAGGTTGAGCTGGAGTTGAACCGCGCAAAGTTGGCTGCGGAAGCTGCGACCCGCGCGAAGTCTGAATTTCTGGCAAATATGAGCCATGAAATCCGTACTCCCATGAATAGTATCCTTGGATTCGGCCATCTGATGCAGAATGCTGGCCTTGAGCCGGCCCAGCGGGAAAACCTTGATAAGATCATGTCTTCTGCAGATTCTCTGCTTTCCATTATCGGGGATATTCTTGATTTCTCAAAGATTGAGGCAGGTAAATTCGTACTTGAGAATGTTAAATTCAAGCTCGATAATGTGCTGGAGAAAATCTGCAATATGGTTACCGTCAAGGCAGAGTTTAAAGGAATAGATTTTGTCCTTTCCGTTGACCATGATGTCCCTTTTTCATTCCACGGCGATCCTTTGCGCCTTGAGCAGGTGCTGACAAACCTTGTTAATAACGCGGTAAAATTTACTGAAGCAGGTGGAGTAAGCCTGATTGTCTCCTGCGAGAACGCATGCAAAGAAGATTCCCTGATCAAATTTACGGTCAGGGATAGCGGAATAGGTTTAAGTTCTGCTGAAATTTCGCAATTATTTAATTCTTTCACGCAGGCAGATGCTTCCACTACCCGTAAATATGGAGGGACCGGTCTCGGACTGGCCATCGCCCGCTCCCTTGTTGAATTGATGGGAGGGGCAGTCAAAGTTGAAAGTCAGCCCGGAGTCGGAAGCTCTTTCCATTTCACCGTTCCCCTGAATGCTGCTGAAAATGATAACCCACCCCGCCTTCATAGGTTCAAGGATTGTGCTGGTATCCTTGTGGTGGAGAGCAACAGGGTTGCCCGGGAGTTTGTCCGGTCTACACTGGAGCAGGCAGGATTCTCCGTATCCGTGGACAGCTCCGCTGCCAGCGTAATTCGCAGAATAGCTTCTCCTGGCGGAATGAACGGTGTCGACTTTGTTCTTCTCTCTGCTAAACTGCACGATCTGCCTGTTCTGGATGTTGTGGAGCGTATAAAAGAAACTGCCGAGACAGCGAATATCCCGGTAATTCTGATGGTTCCGGTGGCTGTGGATGACGCCTTTCGCAGTGAAGCTGTTCTTGTGGGAGTGGATGGCTTTGTCTCCCGTCCATTGACCAGGATTTCTTTATATAAGGCCCTATGCAATGAATTTAATGAACAGGTGACTACGGTTGCTAGTGGGGATTTCGAAAAGGTTGATAATAATTTCGCCTTCAGCAGCAGCCCCCCCAGAATTCTGCTAGTGGAAGACAATGAATTGAACCAGCAGGTTGCACGCCGGATACTTGAAGATATGGGAATGGAAGTTGCGGTCGCAGGCAATGGGCGCAAGGCTTTGGATGCCTTGGCCAACGATGTTTATAATCTTGTTCTGATGGATATTCAGATGCCGGAAATGGATGGATTGACAGCAACAAAGATAATCCGCTCAGACATGCGTTACAGAAATCTTCCTATCATTGCCATGACCGCCCATGCTATGCCTGATGACAGGAGGAAGAGTCTCGAAGCCGGGATGAATGGCCATTTGACCAAGCCGATTAATACACAGGAATTAAAAAGGGCGCTGGCTAAGTATCTGGTCACAGAACCTGCCTTTTACCCCCCTGTGCAGGAAGTTGTGCAAGATAATGATTTTCTGCCTGTTGATCTGCCCGGCATCGATACTTCCCGCGGGTTGCTTAATACGGGAGGAAACAGGGAAGGTTATATGAAAGTCCTGCTGGGATTCAGAGATGGATTTACGGATTTCCCGGCTGAGCTTAAAAAGGTTTTGGATGTTTCAGGTCCGGAACAGGCTTTGATGAAGGTGCATTCACTTAAAGGCATCGCCGGAAATATAGGAGCTACGAGACTATACGAACTTTGCCGCTTTCTGGAAGGGGGGCTGCGTGATGAAGACGCTACTGACTGTGCAGGTGAATTGGAAGACCTTGCCGCAGAATTGAATAAGATTATTAAGGGGTTGAACGGAATGACATCCGTCAAGGCCCAGCCCGCCATTGAACATGTGTTTAATAAAGAAAAAAGTTTTAATCTTATCGGCAAATTGTATATGATGCTTGGTGAAGGTGATGCTGAGTCAGGTGATGTTCTGGATGAGCTGCGAGTTCATTTTAATATAAAAGAATATGAAAAACAGTTGGATGAATTGATTAGGCACATTGATAATTTCGATTTTGAAGATGGGCGTTCCGTGCTGGAGAGGATTGCGGAGCAATTAGGTATTACGCTGGAAAACGGGTAG